A single window of Moorena sp. SIOASIH DNA harbors:
- a CDS encoding helix-turn-helix domain-containing protein: MKKPRPLTEKDQALIQRYSNCQIGMTPQHFYGKWLVTYEVIACICSRSEATVQRWFARGHNYRSPMAIDLYHLAIMDFLLEHFEEIPEQLKNFLCPPD, encoded by the coding sequence ATGAAAAAGCCCCGTCCTCTAACCGAAAAAGACCAAGCCTTAATCCAGCGCTACAGTAACTGCCAAATTGGGATGACACCACAACACTTTTATGGCAAATGGTTAGTGACTTACGAGGTCATCGCCTGTATTTGCTCCCGTTCGGAAGCTACAGTACAGCGCTGGTTTGCCAGAGGTCACAACTATCGCTCTCCCATGGCAATTGATTTATACCATCTGGCCATAATGGATTTCCTTCTGGAACATTTTGAAGAAATTCCTGAACAACTCAAGAATTTCCTGTGTCCCCCAGATTAA